In Mycobacterium sp. 050128, one genomic interval encodes:
- a CDS encoding RNA 2'-phosphotransferase has protein sequence MADELDVDLVALHVGSNHVLNGIGEAAVEFVGHEDVLADAAPGWAGSSQLALGQLAARWEARHSQHKLQVGGLGTHVAEAMVSFATNDDDSASLLRSVREQG, from the coding sequence GTGGCTGATGAGTTGGATGTCGATCTCGTTGCGCTGCACGTTGGCAGCAATCATGTGCTCAATGGGATCGGCGAGGCCGCCGTGGAATTCGTCGGCCATGAAGACGTGCTGGCCGATGCCGCGCCGGGCTGGGCCGGGTCCTCGCAACTCGCCTTGGGTCAGCTGGCGGCGCGGTGGGAGGCCAGGCACAGTCAACACAAGCTTCAGGTAGGCGGATTGGGGACCCACGTCGCCGAAGCGATGGTCAGTTTCGCCACGAACGATGACGATTCGGCCAGCCTGCTCAGGTCGGTGCGGGAACAGGGGTAG
- the pstS gene encoding phosphate ABC transporter substrate-binding protein PstS, with amino-acid sequence MKIRYRTVLVVVSLALVAACGSGKPGGPSGSATASVATAPATSKVTLWETGSKDLYPLIDAWASAYHLKYPNVTITTDGTLSDFGISQAAAGEVNIGASGAYLSEADMAAHPGLMNVAVAVSALHVSYNLPGITEHLKLDGKVLAAIYRGTIKTWNDPQIAALNPGVNLPATAVIPLHRSDGSGDTFLFTQYLAKQDPDGWGKSPGAGTTVEFPAVPGARVEDDAEGKAGMLNDCAANPGCVTYHGSGYLDVAHQKGLGEAQLGNAAGNFLLADAQSIGAAAASLASQTPPNQSISLVNAPAAGGYPIVSYLYAVVYGNQKDPATAQTLQAFLHWAVTDGSSPSFLDSVHAYVWPLPGGVAKLSDAQIAKIAG; translated from the coding sequence GTGAAAATTCGCTACCGCACGGTGTTGGTGGTTGTGTCGCTGGCGTTGGTCGCGGCCTGCGGATCAGGCAAGCCAGGGGGTCCGTCCGGGTCAGCTACGGCGTCCGTTGCCACTGCCCCCGCGACGTCAAAGGTGACGTTGTGGGAGACCGGTTCCAAAGATCTCTACCCGTTGATCGATGCATGGGCCTCGGCGTATCACCTGAAATATCCCAACGTCACGATCACAACCGACGGCACCTTGTCCGATTTCGGAATCTCGCAAGCGGCCGCCGGCGAGGTCAACATCGGCGCCTCCGGCGCCTACCTGTCCGAAGCCGACATGGCCGCGCACCCGGGGCTGATGAACGTCGCCGTGGCCGTTTCGGCGCTGCACGTCAGCTACAACCTGCCCGGCATCACCGAGCACCTCAAGCTGGATGGCAAAGTCTTGGCGGCGATCTACCGGGGCACGATCAAAACCTGGAACGACCCGCAGATCGCCGCTCTCAACCCCGGCGTGAACTTGCCTGCTACCGCGGTGATTCCGCTCCATCGTTCCGACGGGTCCGGCGACACATTCTTGTTCACCCAGTATCTGGCGAAGCAAGACCCCGACGGCTGGGGCAAGTCGCCCGGCGCGGGCACCACCGTCGAGTTTCCGGCGGTACCGGGTGCACGGGTTGAAGACGATGCCGAGGGCAAGGCGGGCATGCTGAACGACTGCGCCGCGAACCCCGGCTGTGTCACCTATCACGGCAGCGGCTACCTCGACGTGGCCCACCAGAAGGGACTGGGTGAAGCCCAATTGGGTAACGCTGCGGGCAATTTCCTGCTCGCCGACGCCCAGAGCATTGGCGCCGCAGCGGCCAGCTTGGCCTCACAGACCCCGCCGAACCAGTCGATCTCGCTGGTCAACGCGCCCGCCGCGGGCGGGTACCCGATCGTGAGCTATCTGTACGCTGTCGTCTACGGCAACCAGAAGGATCCCGCCACGGCGCAGACGCTGCAGGCGTTTCTCCACTGGGCCGTGACCGACGGGAGCAGTCCCTCGTTCTTGGATTCCGTTCATGCCTACGTTTGGCCCCTGCCGGGAGGGGTCGCGAAGTTGTCCGACGCTCAGATTGCCAAGATCGCCGGCTAG
- a CDS encoding LLM class F420-dependent oxidoreductase: MKFGIATFVNDDTIDTISLARAIEERGFESLVIAEHTHIPASRESPYPQGGKLPSIYYRTLDPFVTLAAAAAVTSSIELFTGIALLIERDPITTAKEAASIDLISGGRFVFGVGAGWNIEELRNHGTDPKTRGALLDERIEAIKALWTTEPAEYHGKYVNFDASYQRPKPVQKPHPPIFIGGDSDATVKRVIRHDAGWISNPLPVERLTKRVDQMREGGGKAVPLATFGTPADPDYWDGLAGLGYERVALLLPTKPLDESLRILDDHAAKVASYNG; encoded by the coding sequence ATGAAATTCGGAATCGCGACGTTCGTCAACGACGACACCATCGACACGATCTCGCTGGCACGCGCCATCGAAGAGCGGGGCTTCGAGTCGCTGGTGATCGCGGAGCACACGCACATTCCGGCGAGTCGGGAGTCTCCGTATCCGCAGGGTGGCAAGCTGCCCTCGATCTACTACCGGACCCTCGACCCATTCGTGACGTTGGCCGCGGCAGCCGCGGTGACCTCGTCGATCGAGTTGTTCACCGGGATCGCGCTGCTGATTGAACGCGATCCGATCACCACGGCCAAAGAGGCCGCCAGTATCGACCTGATCTCCGGTGGGCGCTTCGTGTTTGGTGTGGGTGCGGGATGGAACATCGAGGAGTTGCGCAATCACGGAACTGACCCGAAGACGCGTGGCGCACTGCTCGACGAACGCATCGAGGCCATCAAAGCGCTGTGGACAACCGAACCCGCTGAGTATCACGGCAAGTACGTCAACTTCGACGCTTCTTACCAACGCCCCAAACCGGTTCAAAAACCGCACCCGCCGATCTTCATCGGCGGTGACTCGGACGCCACCGTCAAGCGGGTGATCCGCCATGACGCCGGTTGGATATCCAACCCACTTCCGGTGGAGCGGTTGACCAAGCGGGTCGACCAAATGCGCGAGGGCGGGGGCAAGGCGGTTCCGCTGGCAACGTTTGGCACGCCGGCCGATCCGGACTATTGGGACGGGCTGGCAGGCTTGGGTTACGAACGCGTCGCGTTGCTGTTGCCGACCAAGCCGCTTGACGAATCGCTTCGGATACTCGACGACCACGCCGCAAAGGTGGCCAGCTACAACGGTTAG
- a CDS encoding winged helix-turn-helix transcriptional regulator: MRTPRPNHPVRGSTTGEPIMALLDLLGRRWLLRIIWELRTASITFRDLQLRCGRISSSVLNDRLQELRAAGIVELDRGGYALTDEGRRLLVLYPPLHAWAERWAQRDAETATAATTPL, from the coding sequence ATGAGGACTCCGCGCCCGAACCATCCCGTCCGCGGCTCGACCACCGGTGAACCGATCATGGCCTTGCTCGACTTGCTGGGACGCCGGTGGCTACTACGCATCATCTGGGAGCTGCGCACCGCCTCGATCACCTTCCGCGACCTGCAGCTGCGCTGCGGGCGCATCAGCTCGTCGGTACTCAACGACCGCCTCCAAGAACTTCGCGCTGCCGGCATTGTCGAACTAGACCGCGGCGGTTATGCCCTAACCGACGAGGGCCGTCGACTGCTCGTCCTCTATCCGCCGCTTCACGCCTGGGCCGAACGATGGGCACAACGCGACGCCGAAACGGCCACCGCCGCAACGACTCCTCTGTAG
- a CDS encoding carboxymuconolactone decarboxylase family protein translates to MTDPVARIAPLEPPYEPALAALLEKWMPPGSGMEPLALFRVLGRHEELAARARPLGAGILGKGKVDPRLREVMIHRTCALTGAEYEWGVHVTGFGRPLGLSDKQLASTVHGSAEDEVWSPPERAVFRLADELHATSRVSDELFAALTEHVDDEQILELCVTAGWYHAISYVINAARLPLEPWAARFPAAREMS, encoded by the coding sequence ATGACTGATCCCGTCGCACGTATCGCGCCGTTGGAGCCCCCCTACGAACCGGCGCTTGCGGCGCTCTTGGAAAAGTGGATGCCGCCGGGCAGCGGTATGGAGCCGCTGGCGCTGTTTCGCGTCCTCGGCCGCCATGAGGAGCTGGCGGCGCGGGCGCGGCCGTTGGGCGCGGGCATCTTGGGCAAGGGAAAGGTCGATCCTCGGCTGCGGGAAGTGATGATTCACCGCACCTGCGCGCTGACCGGCGCGGAATACGAGTGGGGCGTGCACGTGACGGGCTTCGGGCGGCCGCTGGGCCTGTCGGATAAGCAGCTGGCCTCCACGGTGCACGGATCGGCGGAGGATGAGGTGTGGAGCCCGCCCGAACGGGCGGTGTTCCGCCTTGCCGACGAGCTGCACGCCACCAGCAGGGTGTCTGATGAGTTGTTCGCTGCGTTGACCGAGCACGTCGACGACGAGCAGATCCTCGAGCTGTGCGTAACGGCCGGGTGGTACCACGCCATCAGTTACGTGATCAACGCCGCGCGGCTGCCGCTGGAACCGTGGGCAGCCAGGTTCCCTGCAGCACGTGAGATGTCGTGA